Proteins encoded by one window of Rhodamnia argentea isolate NSW1041297 chromosome 6, ASM2092103v1, whole genome shotgun sequence:
- the LOC115753234 gene encoding non-specific lipid transfer protein GPI-anchored 6-like isoform X1 — MYKEKTSLASSMESRNMGIAVPLGMLMLMLLLGLSSSDSAQDRAECTDQLVGLATCLPYVGGDAAAPTPDCCSGMRLVLRKSLKCLCILVKDRNDPSLGLKVNTTLALSLPASCHAPVNVSQCTELLHLAPNSTDAEVFDGFEKSLEKRNSTSLSNDQGNSTDGTAGSSAQIKSNSSERSRKPWLATSTVVSIVLLQTFAGLHLRFISM; from the exons ATGTATAAGGAGAAGACATCTCTAGCCTCCTCGATGGAATCAAGAAACATGGGTATTGCAGTCCCGTTAGGCATGCTGATGCTGATGCTGTTGCTCGGCTTGTCGAGTTCAGACTCGGCCCAGGACAGAGCAGAGTGTACTGATCAACTGGTGGGTCTCGCCACGTGCCTTCCTTACGTCGGCGGTGACGCGGCAGCTCCAACACCAGATTGTTGCTCTGGGATGAGACTGGTCCTCCGAAAGAGCTTGAAATGCCTTTGCATTCTTGTCAAGGACAGGAACGATCCCAGTCTTGGGCTCAAGGTCAACACCACCCTTGCACTCAGCCTTCCCGCCTCTTGCCATGCGCCTGTCAACGTTTCTCAGTGCACTG AACTTCTGCACCTCGCTCCGAACTCTACAGATGCTGAGGTGTTTGACGGATTTGAGAAAAGCCTTGAGAAGAGAAATAGCACCTCTCTCTCTAATG ATCAGGGGAATTCCACTGATGGTACGGCAGGATCAAGCGCTCAAATAAAGAGTAATAGCAGTGAGAGATCAAGAAAACCGTGGTTGGCCACCTCAACTGTTGTTTCCATAGTTCTTCTTCAGACCTTCGCCGGACTTCATCTTCGCTTCATATCCATGTAG
- the LOC115753234 gene encoding non-specific lipid transfer protein GPI-anchored 6-like isoform X2: MYKEKTSLASSMESRNMGIAVPLGMLMLMLLLGLSSSDSAQDRAECTDQLVGLATCLPYVGGDAAAPTPDCCSGMRLVLRKSLKCLCILVKDRNDPSLGLKVNTTLALSLPASCHAPVNVSQCTELLHLAPNSTDAEVFDGFEKSLEKRNSTSLSNEGNSTDGTAGSSAQIKSNSSERSRKPWLATSTVVSIVLLQTFAGLHLRFISM, translated from the exons ATGTATAAGGAGAAGACATCTCTAGCCTCCTCGATGGAATCAAGAAACATGGGTATTGCAGTCCCGTTAGGCATGCTGATGCTGATGCTGTTGCTCGGCTTGTCGAGTTCAGACTCGGCCCAGGACAGAGCAGAGTGTACTGATCAACTGGTGGGTCTCGCCACGTGCCTTCCTTACGTCGGCGGTGACGCGGCAGCTCCAACACCAGATTGTTGCTCTGGGATGAGACTGGTCCTCCGAAAGAGCTTGAAATGCCTTTGCATTCTTGTCAAGGACAGGAACGATCCCAGTCTTGGGCTCAAGGTCAACACCACCCTTGCACTCAGCCTTCCCGCCTCTTGCCATGCGCCTGTCAACGTTTCTCAGTGCACTG AACTTCTGCACCTCGCTCCGAACTCTACAGATGCTGAGGTGTTTGACGGATTTGAGAAAAGCCTTGAGAAGAGAAATAGCACCTCTCTCTCTAATG AGGGGAATTCCACTGATGGTACGGCAGGATCAAGCGCTCAAATAAAGAGTAATAGCAGTGAGAGATCAAGAAAACCGTGGTTGGCCACCTCAACTGTTGTTTCCATAGTTCTTCTTCAGACCTTCGCCGGACTTCATCTTCGCTTCATATCCATGTAG